The following coding sequences are from one Bos indicus x Bos taurus breed Angus x Brahman F1 hybrid chromosome 5, Bos_hybrid_MaternalHap_v2.0, whole genome shotgun sequence window:
- the CCDC184 gene encoding coiled-coil domain-containing protein 184: MEEGLLEIMTKDGGDMPAPLEVSTVPAVGDVISGEYNGGMKELMEHLKAQLQALFEDVRAMRGALDEQASHIQVLSDDVCANQRAIVSMCQIMTTAPRQGGLGVVGNKGNFPGARRDPETPSPGIGDSGLLGRDPEDEEDDDEEEKEMPSSATPTSHCELPESPCAGLLGGDGPLVEPLDLPDITLLQLEGEASL, encoded by the coding sequence ATGgaggaaggtctgctggagatcATGACCAAGGACGGCGGCGATATGCCGGCCCCTCTGGAGGTGTCCACCGTGCCGGCCGTGGGGGACGTGATCTCCGGGGAGTACAACGGCGGCATGAAGGAACTGATGGAGCACCTGAAGGCCCAGCTGCAGGCCCTGTTTGAGGACGTGAGGGCCATGCGGGGGGCACTGGACGAGCAGGCCTCGCACATCCAGGTGCTCTCGGACGACGTGTGCGCCAACCAGCGAGCCATCGTCTCCATGTGCCAGATTATGACCACCGCGCCCCGCCAGGGTGGCCTGGGCGTGGTCGGCAACAAGGGGAACTTCCCGGGCGCCCGCCGAGATCCGGAGACCCCTTCGCCTGGGATCGGGGACAGCGGTTTGCTGGGTCGCGATCCAGAGGACGAGGAGGACGACgatgaagaagaaaaggagatgcCCAGCTCCGCCACACCCACTAGTCACTGTGAGCTCCCGGAGAGCCCCTGTGCTGGCCTCCTAGGGGGGGACGGGCCACTTGTGGAGCCCCTCGATCTGCCCGACATTACCCTGCTGCAGCTGGAAGGCGAGGCCTCTCTGTGA